CAAAAAAGAATCAGCCGTTGACAAAAATATACAGAGGAATCCCGATGAATCGTTCAACTGTCTACTACTTGCTTGTACAGAGGAAAATATCATTGTTGAACATATGTATCATTATCAATCAATAGCTATTCCTCAACTGATCGCATACAGCTCGTAATTGACGAGATATATCAAAGCAGCTGATTCTTCACGGGGATGAGAGAAAGCAGTTACTCATCTCTCGAACACAAGCAAAGATATTTAATAACCAAAAGATAAACAAGAACAATGGACAATAGCTAAAATTGCACATGCATGTACAAATTACATGCTCGTATGTAGAAAACACATATGACATACTTTATCTCATGACAGTCAACAAACTGGGATATTTAGTAGTATAATTCTTGCCTACTTTAGCTCGCAATAGTCCAAACCAAGAATAGATATTAGATaataacttctttctccacttcAATTCAACTCTTTGATTTCCAATGGTTTGATGAAAATAGCTAGGATTTTCCTTTTGTGGTTTATGCAAACATTTTTCTACTTTTTCAACATTAAAAAGCGGTCATTGCCAAATGACCACCAtacccatttttttttcttctacctCATTTCTCCTGGCATGGGCACCATGCCTTGAGcataagagcaaggctaataatacagcctatttgttggctataaggttctttgCAGCTTTCTCTTAGCCCacacatataatagttagctattTACAATTGATATATggcccacttgtctctctcagaatttcttggttcttgtgtccaagccggctgtaagtttacagcccgcttctcctctctctactctcttctctcctccacctcagcatttagccgacTTACAGCCTCCTATTATCTTGCTCTAACTACTTCCGCCGTCAACGAGTTTGCCAGGATTCGTGGCCTCCACACTGCTAGACACCTCCGCGCTAATTATTATAAACATAGAATTGTGCGTGCGCTAATTTCTCCCAATACTACGAATTTTGTGCCAGTTCTAAACTATATTTGCCACTAGAATCGTCTGTTCACGTGACCATGACCTCCTTCTTTGTTAAATGTTATAATATggaaattattataaaatatttttaaaaggcTTTTTTTCAGAACAAAATCGGTAGAAAgtgtagttttttttacaatatattaatatataatgaACAATATTATCGTGATTACAAATAATTAAccattagggcatgtacaaaggtagagtctaGAATGGTCTCTTAATTAATACATATCACTTAGAGGCTTCTCCTACAATAGTTAAGACAACAAGAACTCTTAACCATTAATgcaccaaaatatatttttagtaccattctttccttttctccaactccatgcaacaaaatttcctttaataaacgttaagagtcgactctgatcTGTTGTCACGCGTAGCAACCATGTTTCCCTTTCCtccactctctctcttccacatcatCAATTTTACCTACATGGGAACGAAGAGAGACCGTTATTACACACCGTTGTACATGCCTTTATTATGCCTTGCGTGTGAAATTTATAGTAAATCATTTTATGTACGGCAGCTTCGGATTTGGCAGTGTGCATGGCACAGGAGTAGTATCGAGGAGATATATGGAAGACGGCAATAATAACTAGAATAGGGAGGACTCCAGAGGAGCATATGTGGTTTTCACattttttgttctctttttcttctctttctatcatgaagattttttttaaaaaaatcaagcttAATTTTGGATTATGCTATTCCTTTCAATCTGGTCAAAGTTAGCTATgattcttcctcccttctctctatATATCGATCCGTTCTTCGAAAATCCAACGGTTCATCTTGTATAGCATATGTGGCTCAACGGGAGAACGAATAAAACATTCCTCGTTAATTTTTTGATGATAATATATAGTTACTAGCTAggatcttcattttttttttggagcatTAGAATTGGACTGGAGTGTCGTACGTACTATCTATAACAGGCCGGGGAATGTCCTAGAGCACGCTTTCATCGTATATAGAAGCCCCTGAATTAACCATGAAATCATCGATAAAACAGTGACACTTGTACCAAGTTTTGTACCACAACCTTGTTCGGCAATCTAATTGTTGTAACACACTATAATCATTATTGAACATTTCTTTCTCATGTATAATTATTTAGGCTATTTTTCTTCGAACACGCATTTGAGTAatactatactccctccgtccataaatatttaacggcgttgatttttttaaatatgttttatcgttcgtcttattcaaaaaatttaagtaattattaattctttttctatcatttgattcattgttaaatatatttttatgtttacatatagttttaaataattcacaaaagtttttaaataagacaaacggtcaaacatatttaaaaaaatcaacggcattaaatatttagggacggaaggagtactattGAAGAATATTGATCTATAGACATAGGTACGTATAACGACCGTAAAAGCACAGATTATTGAAACTTTTTTTGCCCTTTGTCTTCATGTGTCCTACTTGTTCACTTGCTTCGCTTTCACGCAGACGAAACAACACGATATCGAGCATCAAGACTAGATGTTCTTGAGTAACTCGGACACGGCCTTCCAGGACTCGGAGAAGACCAAGCTCTTGCGGGTGGTGACGTaggcctcgccgtcgcgctcgtcACCGAAGACCTCTTTGATCATGTTAATGGCATGGCCCTTCAGCTCCCACTGGTCGTCGCACACTCGCTCGATCAGATACCAATACTTGAGCCTGTCTCCGGCCATGGTCTCCGACCGGAGCACCAGGTCGGAGCTCATCTGCGGGTACGACGACTTGTCCCGGAGCAGCGCCCCGAGGTACGGCGGCACGGCGTCGTGGCgcccctccaccacctccctcgCCTCGATCTTGACGTTCTTCAGCACGGCGACGTCGTCGTGCGCCAGcaccagcgccagcgccaggGACGACctcacgtcgccgccgacggccgccACCGTCGGGAAAGGCATGCCCAGCAGCTCGCGCACCACCTCGGCCATGCCGCGGAtcagctcctccaccgccggcggcggcgacgaggtgtAGTCGATGCCGTCGCAGAAGGAGCTCTTGCCCGAGCAGATGGTAACGAGGCCCCTGCTCGAGGGGGTGGCCTTGCCGCGAATCGTCGCGAGCGTCTCCTTGAGCTCCTTCAGCGACTTCTCGGTGAGGTAATTGTGGCCACTGTTGCCGCCGGTGAGGGTCAGCTTGAAGATGTCATCCTTCTCTTTGTAGGTGCAGAAGCCCATGACGATGTTCAGTGGGGGACGAGTAGTAGCTAGGAAGTATTCTTCAACTCTCACCCAAGGTCTGCACCACTATTTAAAGGACAGCTACAGCTACAGAGCAAGATTTAAACTAGTACTCCCTCATTACTCGCAAAGGAAATTATCTTGGAcaacgacacggtctccaaaacacaactttgacttcttgtttctataaaataatttattgaaaagtgatatatgtatacttttatgaaagtatttttcaagacaaatctattcatataatttttatattttcaaactcaacaacttaagagttattcgtgatttatatttccaatgtttggcttaaacattgtcctaaatgacttcctttacgagtatggagggagtacgtgaataagagagtaaaaaagaaataccattgacaaGCGCTCAATTCCAAAAAAGTATCATCGACAGATGCGAGTTCCATGAAATATCATCGTACAAGTGATTTtatcccaaaaataccatcatCGTTAGTGTTATATCTATCCCGTGCCGTTAAATACAATTTCATCCTATAGCACTTAACAAAGAGTTGCTAACGAAAACTTAACGGTGATGGTATTTTTTTGAACAAATTCGCTTGTATGATGGTATTcaggaactcacacttgtcgatggcatttcttgaaaTTGGATGCTTGTCAATtgatttcttggattttctaaaaaaaaagaagttctaAAATACATGTAGTTGCTAGCAACCACATCTGTCAGGGTTATGCATACCATatatctaatagtagttgactaaatctcggcaggactcactacataccatgtcttatacggacaCTGACCTCAGATATGGATgaagttccggataaggaaagacaaccagagttctacatggaaacgacaaggactactcggattgtatccatattggtttccctagttctacttggacaagaggacacctatgggtataaatacaaggtccctaagaggagaggggacacggaacaacagaagccacaacatacaagccaacatacgccaagacaaggcGCCGGATAttgacttcagagataggcatggctagtcccctacggtgcctacggataccgtcaggagagatatagcgctgtctctgatctcgccggatgcgaattcgaggaggaaggctaccctgttgttgactacgagtcagaccttcagaccggtcaacaacagttagataggctaccccaaatattgtattggtgtgattatggtgaataagagcaacgaccggttttggccaacaggatgtagggttattagcTGACAATTCAggagcccgaacctgtataaaaatcctcgtctccgtctcttttacctaagtctcacgtatatcctagtaccaacgatccccatactatgcaaataccggaatcgcgacatcaaacgtcgacagtggcgcgccaggtaggggatcttttggtgcttcaaggtttcgatgagatgggtttaagagatggattctccgacaaTATACTACTCGATAACTTCGGCTATGGAGGATCTAACCTGACCGGAGTACGTGCCCCGacaagatcggaaccatcatcgtcaacaacttggtctatcgagatcatTCAAGCCTCAAGCTCCgcggcgtaccaaaagatgtcagatcaCATGATATCGAACGAGTACGCAGCAAGGTAATTaggagattgattttttattaatctactaatttcgtagatacatgtacgcaatattttatatgcaatttgtCGTGCCTATTTCTAGATTATAcaacattgtcagatcaataattttttatgtttacctagagcatattttttatacaatatctgcTGTGCGAGTGTTCATGATGTTATACCGACTATGGTTTAATGCTAGGGGcttgctctattttcttctgtataaatcatgcttgtttacggtttacataacgCCTGATATTTCAtatgctcgttatatcctgataatgctagaagattcatgcagttttctgagtacatactcgatattatctgctatatgtcttgccttctagaaatatttttcagaaacaattgagcactcgagtaggttgtggtcgagtaaccccattatcgagaacaatctcgacaaatgcaaagtcgtcgcgcccaacctgccaacgaagaccgacgacctatctcatagcaccggccatggctggactacttgAGAAAatggttgttaacggataattgcTCGCGAACgatgtcggcttgatcacccgacatgattgcggaTGGACATtcggatatgctacaagttgggtatgtgagtcatgctggccacatgagatgcacatgtaataaaccaactttagcacttccattggtgttcgagagataattctactcgctggttctcaaaccagtaaaaggtagcaatctctcgcaccgcaacctccattggtatTCGAGAGacaattctactcgctcgctggttctcaaaccagtagatcgtagcaatctctcgcaccgcaacctccattggtgttcgagagataattctactcccTCGCTAGTTCTCaaaccagtaaatcgtagcaatctctcgcaccgcaacctccattggtgtttgagagataattctactacctcgctggttctcaaaccagtaaatcgtagcaatctctcgcaccgcaacctccattggtgttcgagagataattctactcgctcgctggttctcaaaccagtaaatcgtagcaatctctcgcagcgcaacttccattggcgttcaagagataattctactcgctggttcttGAACCAGTAAattgtagcaatctctcgcgcCTTAGCTTCAGATGGTTGAGGTACGACTACGGCAATAGtgtagcggtcctcgcaccacgacttcagatgacttcagatggttgaggaacagctacgactggtcttcgaccggcAGCATAGCGGCCCTCGTACCACAACTTCAAATggtcgagagacacctactcgctggttctcaaccagtcaatcgtagcgatctctcgtacatttacttcaagtggtcgagttaagactactacctggtcctcgaccagaagtgtagcgattctcccactatttccactttaagtggtcgagttaagactactacctggtcctcgactagaggtgtagcgattatcccactatttccactttaacTGGTCGAGTTaagactactacctggtccttgaccagaggtgtagcgattctcccactattttcactttaagtggtcgagttacgactactacctggtcctcgaccagtggtgtagcgattctcccactacctttatTTCAAGTGGTTGAGTTGGGGCTACAACTGGTtttcgaccagcggtgtagcgatccTCTCATtacctctactccaacaaagttgacatcaagtacacaatatcgccaagtgttttacccagagatcccttaccacgacgacacctagagttgaaaccaatcctactgtccctttacgccgtcttgacaaggcctctgaggaacctaagggaacttcggctggggacacccagagcggataaggccttatcggatcatgtagagacaaacgaccatgtaagacctggtcatgtaagagttctcgtagtacgtattaaccaagccgtgtaatcggaaattgagttttccaacttctcgccgtgcgtattaaccaagacATCTATGATAGAATTAGATATATTGCTACGCCAGATTAGCTATCTCTGACGAACTcaaaccctcacctttgacggattTGGATTTTGTCAAAGACAAATGGTCATTGATGACTCCACTCATCTTTGATGGACTCGTATTTTCTGGTCCATGAGAGGTGAGGATCACCACACACCTTAAAATAGAATGATGGTGATGTACGTCTTGGGAGGAAGTGTTACAAAAattagtcgatatagcggaacaACAACTAACCTTCTCGATCGCTTCAATCATTGATCACCTAAGACATACCAAATAACGACacaggaacacacgatatttgttaatgaaGTTCAGCCGAAGACTACATCTCCGGagctctgattatgggcgctcctccccaatcAATATAACacctagccgctacgagtccatggccacATCGCTATCTTCTCCCTAcgtgtctacgctacattgtagtcgtCATGGTTACATTGTAGTGTCCCcttctctatttaagagagttgCTGGGTTACAGAGTTCGACTCTAACTCCACCCTCTaccacctattacaactccaaatcTAACTATAACAAAATATGACTAATGtattcgacacctattctaacaagaaggggaagaagggaggagattgagaagacaggggatgaggtggaggaagtggggcccactgacatgtgggtcccactaattTTATCTTATTAGCTGACTGACATAATTGctcacatattttgttttaatttttaaattgctaaatttTGCCTCGtatgccacgtcagataaaaaccgagtcaaattagccacgtaggcgccatgtcagctaAAACAGTTGTCCAAACCGCCATGGTACttatattgcaccggttttgacagagggatccgttgtatctggttttccagTTGAAGGAAGAAAATCGGATtcattgacaagttaagggacctcatgtgaacttattccaaaaataTATAGAACATTAACTTGACTTAATCCAGCGGGCCAATATAAAGGCCCAATTAGAAGCAGCAGAACAACGCGAGCTGCACAAGCAGataaaataagttcactttgattcCCTTTAATACATGTACAATCTGATTCATATCCTTCAATTATAATATCTCGGTGGTTTTCGCTGACGTGCCTCAGTGACGGCCTAACTTGTTGAGTCGGTatgtgggatccacatgtcaacgtgagtattttcttttcttctttttttcctcgtCCTCTCGCCGCGAGAGGCTCTTCTTCCCGTCTGGTCTCCTCGCGTACAACCGCCCGAGCCGCTATCGCGCGTTgcggaggtcgccggcgccggcgctggagtCGGGCCCCATGAATTCCCCCATCACGGCAGTGAGTGGCGGCCCGATGAGCAGTCCGTCGACGCCAAACCCTCCGGGCTGAACCCGTCGAACCTGaccccaccgccgcggcgccgccgacggcagCGAATCCCAGCATGCTGCCGACGACAACACAGGGCTCCTTGTTGAAGTCGCACGGACCAGTAGCAGCGAAACACGACCAGCAAGGATCAACGACGGCAGCAAACCACCCCTGTCGCACTGCACACTCAATCACAAGGTGACCGCCCGTCCCTAATCTACTCCTGACACAACGGCAACAGCAACGCGCACGAAACCCAGCAGAAGTAGTAGTGACAGTACTGTTACCATGTACCAGATCATTACCCCTGCCAAAAGGGAAACGATAACACTGTTCTTCCAGCGACGAAAATTTCAGGCTTGGCTCTCTCGCGCGCTGCGAAATCGTTGTCCAAGTTAGTAACTTCAGACTCTCATCATTGGCACTGTATATGTAATAGGGTGATGCATCTGCAATATTTGATCCATCGATTTGCATGTGAGATCAATGCCTCAAGGGGCCCTGCGTCGTCGTTGGCAGcatggctgccgccgccggcggcggcgtggtcagGTTCGACGGGTTCATATACCGGAGGGGTACCGCAGCATGGACGACTACTACGATACGCTTGACGCCTTCCTCTTCTACTTGCCGGACCCGGAGGCGGGAGCGGGGCGGCACTGACGCACTGTTCGATTACACGCGAGGCGGGCTGCAGTTTGGCGTCGACGGACTGCTCATCGggccgccgctcaccgccgtGATGGGGGAGTTCATGGGCCCGACTCCAGCGCCGGCGACCTCTGCAGCGCGTCTGCGCGTGGTAACGGCTCGGGCGATGAGGCCGGACGGGAAGGAGAGCCTGCTCGacgaagagaggaggagaaagaaaagaaaagaaaataatcacgctgatatgtgggtcccacataaaAGTGACTCAGCTGATTAGGCCACGTCCCTTAGACATGTCATCGAGAACCACCTTTAAAACCAACAAGATAGTCATTCTACACCGGTTTTAAGGGTCGatatctggtattgtggttGAGAAATATTAATTAGATTAAACCCATATTTAAGGGagccaaagtgaacttattccaaagtAGTTTCATCGTCTGTCGAAACAGGCCTCACATTCTCACCCAGCCTCTTTGGTCATCACTGCCAGAAATAGGACAACGACGATCCAAAGCGAGAAGGTCGCGCGCAACTCGCCACGAACGAAAAGCACCCCTTTTACACAGTCGAATCAGTTTGTTACAAAGGAGAAAAAACCGCAACGTTCGATCGACGAGATCCAAATATTAATCCCacacaaattaaaatccaaTCCATTTTCCAATTCcacattccattccattcccacATCGATCGGTCACTGCACTCGCGCTCTCTTCGGACACCGTACGCAcgcagcggccggccggcgacgtaCGGCGAGATCGGTGATTCGATCGATTGGGGGCGAGGGCCATGGCGCGGTCGAGCGCGGACGACATGGAGCTGAAGCGGTCGTGCGAGGCCGGGATCCTGAGCAAGGAGAAGGACCGGGAGACGGTGGTGATGTCGATGCGCGTCGCCAAGGGCCGCGGCGTCTGGGGCAAGGCCGGCAAGCTCGCCTCCCGCCACATGGCCAAGCCCCGCGTCCTCGCCGTCACCAGTAAACCACATTCTcctccgccctctctctctctctctctctctctctctctctctctctctctctctctctctctctgcttcgaTTTCTCATCCCATCCATCCATATCCATCGATTTTCTCCTGCAGCCAAGAAGAAAGGGCAGCGCACCAAGGCGTTCGTCCGGGTCCTCAAGTACTCCAATGGCGGCGTCCTCGAGGTACACTTCTTAATTTCCTTTTCAGACATCCTTCCTGTCCAGATGATCCATGGTTGATTCGATTATCTGAATATTgatccatggatggatggatggatgcatgcagCCTGCCAAGGTGTACAAGATGAAGCACCTCTCCAAGGTGGAGGTCGTCCCCAACGATCCCAGCGGCTGCACATTCCTCCTggtaaataaatttattaacaCAGTTA
The nucleotide sequence above comes from Oryza glaberrima chromosome 11, OglaRS2, whole genome shotgun sequence. Encoded proteins:
- the LOC127755668 gene encoding uncharacterized protein LOC127755668, whose product is MGFCTYKEKDDIFKLTLTGGNSGHNYLTEKSLKELKETLATIRGKATPSSRGLVTICSGKSSFCDGIDYTSSPPPAVEELIRGMAEVVRELLGMPFPTVAAVGGDVRSSLALALVLAHDDVAVLKNVKIEAREVVEGRHDAVPPYLGALLRDKSSYPQMSSDLVLRSETMAGDRLKYWYLIERVCDDQWELKGHAINMIKEVFGDERDGEAYVTTRKSLVFSESWKAVSELLKNI